The proteins below are encoded in one region of Sander lucioperca isolate FBNREF2018 chromosome 11, SLUC_FBN_1.2, whole genome shotgun sequence:
- the LOC116058730 gene encoding uncharacterized protein LOC116058730 isoform X3: MAVAQGPSLAAVLLLVSSGLHCSSLRPPCPESCSCQKAPLLNCSSSGLSLVPQHIQDSVTELDLSHNLLDTVKLNRPHHNLRSVLLGNNSITHLSLCIERNLGSRYVRGRPPHRFRLSRRQGCVSWAPTLQLLSVERNQLEQLPQGLEGSESIQVLQLSFNRISTLRPGELSRLRQLKELHLRHNLITSLHPQMFQDLAQLRVLDLSFNMLTSLHPLIYLSLRNIGADVRLGGNRWQCDCSMRSLRRWLAYDSSRGLQSWSMVCASPSILSGRDLLQLEEDDLNCFGTEKGPELHQDVTVYSGSEILLSCSTQDSVWWMPSGQASVSQPQAGLLISDITERDTGLYVCVSKEHNVLSVFSLQISKIGGARRKTRSLPRTSRQIIPQDTPNRIGQERNQRATQPNLPLAVCLSVFITFLVAFILGVLARPCIDVLWRRVTKKKRSSATNSVSSVEQRHYENGAYYNDEEPEPEHVGTHRERRVTFSTVEDCNVQYYDTIPNLESNNNDAVIECEASEAEKDTNTAGYSGSENSSRRGSLERNQRDDRDLSGGIEAGRTHKIEFEHIPDPVELDRRRLSSCSDSSVSDKIFNEDKMTRGDHLSSKSRQLAEDSVQQRADASTAKKVEGTRELPGFSSEPFTDWSPHVNNTNLTYCDVGQENEEQFEFSDSVRSTSSRSSSVCGSFNDSKFIVAPTTDKQKTDDTSSSISFVSEDEVTQYIVNSDQEEEDIERNDAIKPQWPAQDLGHATPIKRRAPLPPTNSSSSGESAKETMDHMQKQGEMHMTMLPLGVSQNVRLDHPQPQWPALDLERTIRIKRHLDIKAQSTDSDSSSSSDSEGETTHHTKTPGKVDIAGLPFQESQTGSHDPDTRWPALDLKHIPQIKRRLDIKAPSPDLSSSSDSEDETTIHIKKQEQGQMNMARLPSKVSQSVSYDPQTHWPVINPEHTTRVKRRLDIKAPSPASDLSSSSDSDDETTHHTETPGKVDIAGLVFQESQTGSHDPDTRWPALDLKHIPQIKRRLDIKAPSPPPDLSSSSDSDDETTIHIKKQEQGQMNMARLPSKVSQSVSYDPQTHWPVINPEHTTRVKRRLDIKAPSPASDLSSSSDSDDETTHHTETPGKVDIAGLVFQESQTGSHDPDTRWPALDLKHIPQIKRRLDIKAPSPDLSSSSDSDDETTIHIKKQEQGQMNMARLPSKVSQSVSYDPQTHWPVLDLEHTTHIKRRLDIKAPSPASDLSSSSDSDDETTHHTETPGKVDIAGLVFQESQTGSHDPDTRWPALDLKHIPQIKRRLDIKAPSPDLSSSSDSDDETTHHTERPGKVDIAGLVFQESQSVSYDPQTHWPVLDLEHTTHIKRRLDIKAPSPDLSSSSDSDDETTIHIKKQEQGQMNMARLPSKVSQSVTYNNPQTHWPLLDLEHTTHIKRRLDIKAPSPASDLSSSSDSDDETTHHTETPGKVDIAGLVFQESQTGSHDPDTRWPALDLKHIPQIKRRLDIKAPSPPPDLSSSSDSDDETTIHIKKQEQGQMNMARLPSKVSQTVSYDPQTHWPALDLEHTTHIKRRLDIKAPSPASDLSSSRGSDDETTHHTKKERPGVVGSAGHLFQESQIVSHDPETQWPALDLGNITRIKRRLDIKAPSPPPDSIIIGGSMNHTVEGTTDEAIKISHGQLSNSSIEQEEGMENVRYPPTTVEPDSRWPRLDLSSALYVKRRLNIKICSPPPESSSSSNESEGGTTNLPVKVEKDRTDVGITSYQPGRKLPDMSKATEKEFISLPKTHISRSPKTDHNIKLEKYTVIKEEVGGETRSDTPEINPELQSRWATMNLGVSRFRKRLEITSHTHKPPHLPSSPPPDSPSSSSSESGTRSKSSRIRRKRRGVGMQGIIHTESSQSLTNIPHIRRALDIRAPLQKESSSSNSEDETIDHSGPDLSLGVPRVKRRLDVKAPLPEQSDSPSSCSESESRHASNMSGMTDDDSLITYKRIIMKASSPPNNSIYPSGKGQTIDQTKQRHMGAEMLTVAQEGPFHSVGDRNASLAPKRVPSINFDDVVKKRTEQSRHTTGVDLPPEIRWIGVGRQLSDLSIPSSRRHLDVGLSSPQHASSAEPELSQPVSSNIESDHTKQDRGRADVTLMHKHSSLSSNSVSLASSRPEERIERKGLSALKAMSSLRRKWEPLDENLDKGASPVLDYQDPQSVTSFNYRRSEKDIKPLAKQPLTQLHLSSTSVDERRATDLYDIPRYRRHDIGGIEPPQGAPPPIPATPPPYE, from the exons ATGGCAGTGGCACAGGGGCCGTCCCTGGCTGCTGTGCTGCTCCTCGTTTCCTCTGGCCTCCATTGCTCCTCTCTCCGTCCTCCCTGTCCAGAGTCCTGCAGCTGTCAGAAAGCTCCCCTGTTGAACTGTTCCTCCTCTGGCCTTTCCTTGGTGCCGCAACACATCCAAGACTCCGTCACTGAGCTAGACTTGTCCCATAACCTCCTTGACACTGTAAAGCTCAACCGGCCACATCATAACCTCAGGAGTGTATTGCTGGGAAACAACAGTATCACACACTTGTCCCTCTGCATTGAGAGAAACCTTGGAAGCCGTTATGTCAGAGGTAGACCTCCGCATCGTTTCAGACTTTCGAGAAGACAGGGATGTGTGTCTTGGGCTCCCACCCTGCAGCTGCTATCTGTTGAGAGGAATCAGCTAGAGCAACTCCCACAGG GGCTGGAAGGTAGCGAGTCCATACAGGTTCTGCAGCTCTCCTTCAACAGGATCTCAACTCTACGACCAGGGGAGCTTAGCCGCCTTCGACAGCTAAAAGAGCTACACCTACGACATAACCTCATCACAAGTCTCCATCCACAGATGTTCCAGGATTTAGCCCAGCTCCGG GTCCTTGATCTGAGCTTCAACATGTTGACCAGCCTCCATCCTCTGATTTACCTTTCTCTGCGTAACATTGGGGCGGATGTTAGGCTGGGCGGAAACAGGTGGCAGTGTGATTGCAGTATGCGCAGTCTAAGAAGGTGGCTGGCCTATGACAGCAGCAGAGGCCTGCAGTCCTGGAGCATGGTGTGTGCTTCCCCCTCCATCCTCTCAGGCAGAGACCTGCTACAGTTGGAGGAGGATGACCTGAACTGTTTTGGTACTGAAAAAGGGCCAGAGCTTCACCAAGATGTGACCGTCTACAGTGGCTCTGAGATACTGCTGTCTTGCTCTACACAAG ATTCAGTGTGGTGGATGCCCAGTGGTCAAGCATCTGTGAGCCAACCTCAGGCTGGTCTGctcatcagtgacatcacagagagagacacaggactttatgtgtgtgtgtcaaaagaACACAACGTTTTGTCTGTTTTCAGCCTTCAAATCAGTAAAATAGGAGGTGCAAGAAGAAAAACTAGAAGTTTACCCAGAACCAGCCGACAAATAATCCCACAAGACACCCCAAATAGGATAGGTCAAGAAAGGAATCAGAGAGCTACGCAGCCTAACTTGCctctggctgtgtgtttgtctgttttcatCACGTTTCTGGTAGCCTTTATCCTAGGAGTCCTAGCAAGACCTTGTATTGATGTACTTTGGAGAAGGGTCACCAAGAAGAAAAGATCTTCTGCAACCAACTCTGTCTCATCTGTAGAACAAAGACATTATGAGAATGGGGCCTACTACAATGACGaggaaccagaaccagaacatGTGGGAACTCACAGGGAAAGGAGAGTCACATTTAGCACTGTAGAAGACTGCAATGTACAATATTATGATACCATACCCAATCTGGAAAGCAACAATAATGATGCAGTGATTGAATGTGAAGCATCTGAGGCTGAGAAGGATACAAATACAGCTGGATATTCAGGAAGTGAAAACAGTTCACGACGTGGTAGTCTAGAGAGGAACCAGAGAGATGACAGGGACCTGTCAGGTGGCATTGAAGCAGGCCGCACACACAAAATAGAGTTTGAACACATCCCAGACCCTGTTGAGCTGGATAGGAGAAGATTGTCTTCATGCTCAGATTCTTCAgtatctgataaaatatttaatgAAGACAAAATGACCCGAGGAGACCACTTATCATCCAAGTCTCGTCAGCTGGCAGAGGACTCTGTTCAGCAGAGAGCTGATGCCTCGACAGCTAAAAAAGTAGAGGGCACAAGAGAACTTCCTGGATTTTCTTCAGAGCCCTTTACAGATTGGTCACCACATGTAAATAACACCAACCTAACATACTGTGATGTGGGGCAGGAGAATGAAGAACAGTTTGAATTTAGCGATTCTGTTCGAAGCACATCCTCACGGTCCAGCAGTGTGTGTGGTTCTTTTAATGATTCAAAATTCATTGTGGCACCCACTACTGATAAGCAGAAGACTGATGATACATCCAGCTCTATCTCATTTGTCAGTGAGGATGAGGTTACACAATACATTGTGAACTCAGACCAAGAGGAGGAGGATATAGAAAGGA ATGATGCCATAAAGCCACAATGGCCTGCTCAAGATCTTGGCCATGCTACTCCCATCAAGAGGCGTGCCCCATTGCCACCTACTAATTCTTCTTCTAGTGGTGAGAGTGCAAAGGAAACAATGGACCACATGCAAAAGCAAGGTGAGATGCACATGACAATGCTTCCACTTGGAGTATCTCAAAACGTACGTTTGGATCATCCACAACCGCAATGGCCTGCCCTAGATCTTGAGCGTACTATACGCATTAAGAGGCATCTAGATATCAAAGCACAATCAACTGACTCTGACTCATCATCTAGTAGTGACAGTGAGGGTgaaacaacacaccacacaaagACGCCTGGGAAGGTGGACATTGCAGGACTTCCATTTCAAGAATCTCAAACAGGAAGTCATGATCCAGACACAAGGTGGCCTGCCCTTGATCTTAAGCATATTCCTCAAATCAAGAGGCGTCTAGATATCAAAGCACCATCACCTGATTTATCTTCTAGTAGTGACAGTGAGGATGAAACAACAATCCACATTAAGAAACAGGAGCAAGGACAGATGAACATGGCAAGGCTTCCAAGTAAAGTATCTCAATCTGTAAGTTATGACCCACAAACACACTGGCCTGTCATTAATCCTGAGCATACTACACGCGTCAAGAG GCGTCTTGATATCAAAGCACCATCACCAGCTTCTGATTTATCATCTAGTagtgacagtgatgatgaaacaacacaccacacagagacGCCTGGGAAGGTGGACATTGCAGGACTTGTATTTCAAGAATCTCAAACAGGAAGTCATGATCCAGACACAAGGTGGCCTGCCCTTGATCTTAAGCATATTCCTCAAATCAAGAGGCGTCTTGATATCAAAGCACCATCACCACCTCCTGATTTATCTTCTAGTAGTGACAGTGATGACGAAACAACAATCCACATTAAGAAACAGGAGCAAGGACAGATGAACATGGCAAGGCTTCCAAGTAAAGTATCTCAATCTGTAAGTTATGACCCACAAACACACTGGCCTGTCATTAATCCTGAGCATACTACACGCGTCAAGAGGCGTCTAGATATCAAAGCACCATCACCAGCTTCTGATTTATCATCTAGTagtgacagtgatgatgaaacaacacaccacacagagacGCCTGGGAAGGTGGACATTGCAGGACTTGTATTTCAAGAATCTCAAACAGGAAGTCATGATCCAGACACAAGGTGGCCTGCCCTTGATCTTAAGCATATTCCTCAAATCAAGAGGCGTCTTGATATCAAAGCACCATCACCTGATTTATCTTCTAGTAGTGACAGTGATGACGAAACAACAATCCACATTAAGAAACAGGAGCAAGGACAGATGAACATGGCAAGGCTTCCAAGTAAAGTATCTCAATCTGTAAGTTATGACCCACAAACACACTGGCCTGTCCTTGATCTTGAGCATACCACGCACATCAAGAGGCGTCTTGATATCAAAGCACCATCACCAGCTTCTGATTTATCTTCTAGTagtgacagtgatgatgaaacaACACATCACACAGAGACGCCTGGGAAGGTGGACATTGCAGGACTTGTATTTCAAGAATCTCAAACAGGAAGTCATGATCCAGACACAAGGTGGCCTGCCCTTGATCTTAAGCATATTCCTCAAATCAAGAGGCGTCTAGATATCAAAGCACCATCACCTGATTTATCATCTAGTagtgacagtgatgatgaaacaacacaccacacagagagGCCTGGGAAGGTGGACATTGCAGGACTTGTATTTCAAGAATCTCAATCTGTAAGTTATGACCCACAAACACACTGGCCTGTCCTTGATCTTGAGCACACCACGCACATCAAGAGGCGTCTAGATATCAAAGCACCATCACCTGATTTATCTTCTAGTAGTGACAGTGATGACGAAACAACAATCCACATTAAGAAACAGGAGCAAGGACAGATGAACATGGCAAGGCTTCCAAGTAAAGTATCTCAATCTGTAACGTATAATAACCCACAAACACACTGGCCTCTCCTTGATCTTGAGCATACCACGCACATCAAGAGGCGTCTTGATATCAAAGCACCATCACCAGCTTCTGATTTATCATCTAGTagtgacagtgatgatgaaacaacacaccacacagagacGCCTGGGAAGGTGGACATTGCAGGACTTGTATTTCAAGAATCTCAAACAGGAAGTCATGATCCAGACACAAGGTGGCCTGCCCTTGATCTTAAGCATATTCCTCAAATCAAGAGGCGTCTTGATATCAAAGCACCATCACCACCTCCTGATTTATCTTCTAGTAGTGACAGTGATGACGAAACAACAATCCACATTAAGAAACAGGAGCAAGGACAGATGAACATGGCAAGGCTTCCAAGTAAAGTATCTCAAACTGTAAGTTATGACCCACAAACACACTGGCCTGCCCTAGATCTTGAGCATACCACGCACATCAAGAGGCGTCTAGATATTAAAGCACCATCACCAGCTTCTGATTTATCTTCTAGTCGTGGCAGTGATGATgaaacaacacaccacacaaagaaagagaggcCTGGGGTAGTAGGGAGTGCAGGGCATTTGTTTCAAGAATCCCAAATAGTAAGTCATGATCCAGAAACACAGTGGCCTGCCCTAGATCTTGGTAATATAACTCGCATCAAGAGGCGTTTAGACATCAAAGCCCCATCACCACCTCCCGATTCAATAATAATTGGTGGCAGCATGAACCATACAGTGGAAGGAACGACAGATGAAGCTATCAAAATTAGTCATGGTCAGTTATCAAACAGCTCAATTGAGCAAGAGGAGGGTATGGAAAATGTAAGATACCCCCCAACAACAGTCGAACCAGATTCAAGATGGCCTAGACTGGATCTCAGCAGTGCCCTCTATGTCAAAAGACGCCTGAATATCAAGATATGTTCACCCCCACCTGAGTCATCTTCCAGCAGTAATGAGAGTGAAGGTGGGACAACAAACCTACCTGTGAAAGTTGAGAAGGACAGAACTGATGTGGGGATTACAAGTTATCAACCAGGGAGAAAATTGCCTGACATG TCAAAGGCTACTGAAAAGGAGTTTATTAGCTTGCCGAAGACCCACATTTCTCGCAGTCCAAAGACAGACCACAATATCAAATTAGAAAAGTATACAGTTATTAAAGAAGAAGTGGGAGGGGAAACAAGAAGTGACACACCAGAGATAAACCCAGAACTTCAGTCACGGTGGGCCACGATGAATTTGGGTGTCTCCCGCTTCAGAAAGCGTCTTGAAATCACATCGCATACACATAAACCACCACATCTGCCCTCATCACCTCCACCTGACTCCCCCTCCTCTTCCAGCAGTGAAAGTGGAACTAGGAGTAAAAGCAGCAGGATAAGGCGAAAGAGAAGGGGAGTTGGAATGCAAGGAATCATACACACAGAATCATCTCAGAGTCTCACCAATATCCCACATATCAGGAGGGCTTTGGATATCAGAGCACCGTTACAAAAGGAATCATCCAGCAGCAACAGTGAGGATGAGACAATAGACCACAGTGGTCCTGACCTGAGTCTTGGTGTCCCACGTGTTAAGAGGCGTCTGGATGTCAAGGCACCATTACCAGAGCAAAGTGATTCCCCATCTTCCTGCAGCGAGAGCGAAAGCAGACATGCATCAAACATGTCAGGAATGACAGATGACGACTCTCTAATCACATATAAGCGTATAATTATGAAAGCTTCATCGCCACCAAATAATTCTATCTACCCCAGTGGCAAGGGTCAAACTATTGACCagacaaaacaaagacataTGGGTGCTGAAATGCTAACTGTTGCGCAAGAAGGTCCATTCCATAGTGTGGGAGACAGAAATGCATCTCTTGCCCCAAAGAGAGTTCCCAGTATTAACTTTGATGATGTAGTAAAGAAAAGGACTGAGCAGTCCAGACACACCACGGGTGTGGACCTGCCACCCGAGATAAGGTGGATTGGCGTCGGTCGTCAGCTGTCTGACCTTTCCATCCCCAGTTCTAGGAGACATCTGGACGTGGGCTTATCGTCTCCACAGCATGCTTCATCTGCAGAGCCAGAACTTTCCCAACCTGTCTCCTCCAATATTGAAAGTGATCACACAAAACAAGACAGAGGAAGAGCAGATGTGACACTGATGCACAAACACTCGTCTCTTAGTTCCAACAGTGTTTCTCTTGCATCCAGCAGACCTGAGGAAAGGATTGAAAGAAAAGGCCTCAGTGCCCTAAAAGCCATGTCATCGTTGAGACGAAAGTGGGAACCATTGGATGAAAATTTAGATAAGGGTGCATCTCCTGTTTTGGATTATCAAGATCCACAAAGTGTCACAAGTTTTAACTATCGCAGGTCTGAGAAGGACATCAAGCCCCTGGCCAAACAGCCATTAACACAATTACATCTTTCCTCTACTTCAGTAGATGAGAGAAGAGCTACAGATTTGTATGATATTCCCCGCTACAGGAGGCATGACATTGGAGGTATTGAACCACCGCAGGGGGCTCCACCTCCTATTCCAGCAACACCACCACCATATGAGTAG